Proteins found in one Strigops habroptila isolate Jane chromosome W, bStrHab1.2.pri, whole genome shotgun sequence genomic segment:
- the LOC115619012 gene encoding LOW QUALITY PROTEIN: probable D-lactate dehydrogenase, mitochondrial (The sequence of the model RefSeq protein was modified relative to this genomic sequence to represent the inferred CDS: deleted 1 base in 1 codon; substituted 1 base at 1 genomic stop codon): protein MDTLGALTMAFRASMKSGGSGQCRERKESLTRGHGPGTHSQGQGWELHPRDLPTQDPQGHSPGSPSVPISPCGVPGAPAGGAGDRNGAAGRDAGRGPGHPSSRGTPGAAGVGQSRAEPGGSPGRAPVREARGRPAREGPVSRRRGPVSRSHLNAAVAAAGGAGQRPAPVPSRSHQVPGAGGALGRRSCCSKGPLTPDFMEALRAVVGAPNVSTAMAVWEQHGHDESMHICPPPDTMVWPHAMDQVQELAAHCYCCCGPMVPFSIGTGAAGAGPPXQGSICFDLSRMDAIAELSLEDFPVAVEPGVTCKALNSYLWLAVHRALIPYSGADASLCGMEAMGASGTNTVRFGTMHSNMLNLHVVLSDGCLLHTAGARRQPRKQAAGYGLTLLFMGSKGTLGFLTQPTLHLHLLPKASATTTFPSMEAVMDCIVQVLQATMLVAHIEFLGEVMVGACSHFSSMDCWLVPMLFLELHGSWHSLAKQQRKTEEIMRLNVTSSLAWAEEPEERRHLWAMCHCAWYMALALRPGCQGYSMDICVPISHLPNMVVETNQDFQDSGLISPVVGHVGDGNFHCILVSNTQDPAKVQRIHAFTERLGRTCTREHGVGLGKWVLLLEELGQEGLDTLHSIKAALDPHNLMNPSKVL, encoded by the exons gggctgggagctgcaccCCAGGGACCTGCCAACCCAGGACCCACAGGGCCATTCCCCAGGATCCCCGTCAGTCCCCATCAGTCCCTGTGGAGTCCCCGGCGCCCCGGCTGGGGGTGCAGGCGATAGGAACGGTGCCGCAGGCAGGGACGCAGGCCGGGGGCCGGGACACCCGAGCAGCCGCGGGACGCCCGGTGCTGCCggtgtggggcagagcagggcagagcctggGGGCTCCCCGGGGAGGGCCCCGGTGCGGGAGGCGCGGGGGAGGCCCGCCCGGGAGGGACCCGTGTCCCGGCGCCGCGGCCCCGTCAGCCGGAGCCACCTTAacgcggcggtggcggcggcgggaggggccgGGCAACGCCCCGCTCCTGTCCCCAGCCGAAGCCACCAagtccctggggctgggggggccctggggcgccggagctgctgctccaagg GCCCGCTGACCCCCGACTTCATGGAGGCCCTGAGGGCCGTGGTGGGGGCCCCCAACGTCTCCACGGCCATGGCGGTATGGGAGCAGCACGGGCACGATGAGTCCATGCACAT CTGTCCTCCCCCGGACACCATGGTGTGGCCACATGCCATGGACCAGGTACAGGAGCTGGCTGCAcactgctactgctgctgtgGGCCCATGGTGCCCTTCAGCATAGGCA ctggggctgccGGTGCTGGCCCCCCATGACAGGGCAGCATCTGTTTTGACCTGAGCCGCATGGATGCCATCGCAGAGCTGAGCCTTGAGGACTTCCCGGTGGCAGTGGAGCCTGGCGTCACCTGCAAGGCCCTCAATAGCTACCTGTGGCTTGCAGTGCACCGGGCTCTGATTCCCT ACTCTGGCGCAGATGCCTCGCTATGTGGCATGGAGGCCATGGGTGCCTCGGGCACCAACACAGTGCGCTTTGGCACCATGCACTCCAACATGCTGAACCTGCATGTGGTGCTGTCAGACGGGTGTCTGCTCCACACTGCGGGTGCCAGGCGCCAGCCCAG GAAGCAGGCAGCTGGCTACGGCCTGACCTTGCTGTTCATGGGCTCCAAGGGCACCCTGGGCTTCCTCACACAGCCCACGCTGCACCTGCACCTGCTGCCCAAGGCTAGTGCCACCACCACCTTCCCCAGCATGGAGGCAGTCATGGATTGCATTGTGCAGGTCCTGCAGGCTACCATGCTCGTGGCACACATTG AGTTCCTGGGTGAGGTGATGGTGGGTGCCTGCAGCCACTTCAGCAGCATGGAC TGCTGGTTGGTCCCCATGCTGTTCCTGGAGCTCCACGgctcctggcacagcctggccaagcagcagaggaaga CAGAGGAGATCATGCGTCTGAACGTcacctccagcctggcctgggcAGAGGAGCCAGAGGAGCGCAGGCACCTCTGGGCCATGTGCCACTGCGCCTGGTACATGGCCCTGGCACTGCGACCTGGCTGCCAG GGCTACTCCATGGACATCTGCGTGCCCATCTCCCACCTGCCCAACATGGTGGTGGAGACCAACCAGGACTTTCAGGATTCTGGCCTCATCA GCCCCGTGGTGGGACATGTGGGTGATGGCAACTTCCACTGCATCCTTGTCTCCAACACCCAGGACCCAGCCAAGGTGCAGCGCATCCATGCCTTCACTGAGCGCCTGGgcag GACCTGCACCAGGGAGCACGGTGTGGGGCTGGGCaagtgggtgctgctgctggaggagctgggacaAGAGGGGCTGGATACcctgcacagcatcaaggctgcACTGGACCCCCACAACCTCATGAACCCCAGCAAGGTGCTCTGA